A region of Thermococcus piezophilus DNA encodes the following proteins:
- a CDS encoding nitroreductase family protein: protein MEFFEVLRKRRSIRRFQDKKVPRELVEKLLEAAFLSPSSYNKRPWHFIVVDDKEKLQKLSKAKLGASGLAMAPLAIVVTADGERSDVWIEDASIAAEHIHLAAVALGLRSFWVQIRNRMHNEEKSAEEYVRGLLDIPENYRILCIIGVGYPAENKPPHCEEVFEWGKVGYNRFDIPFEK, encoded by the coding sequence ATGGAGTTCTTCGAGGTGCTGAGAAAAAGGAGAAGTATAAGGCGCTTTCAGGACAAGAAAGTCCCGAGGGAGCTGGTAGAAAAGCTTCTTGAAGCTGCTTTCCTTTCGCCGAGTTCATACAACAAAAGGCCCTGGCACTTCATAGTCGTTGATGATAAGGAAAAGCTCCAAAAGCTCTCGAAGGCTAAGTTAGGCGCCTCTGGGTTGGCAATGGCACCTTTAGCCATCGTCGTGACGGCCGATGGTGAAAGGAGCGACGTATGGATCGAGGACGCTTCCATAGCGGCTGAGCACATACATCTCGCGGCCGTTGCCCTGGGTCTGAGATCCTTCTGGGTGCAGATTAGGAACAGGATGCACAACGAGGAGAAGAGTGCCGAGGAATACGTGAGGGGGCTCTTGGACATTCCAGAAAACTACCGCATTCTCTGCATCATTGGCGTCGGCTATCCAGCGGAGAACAAGCCACCCCACTGCGAAGAGGTCTTTGAATGGGGGAAGGTCGGCTATAACAGATTTGACATACCATTCGAAAAATGA
- a CDS encoding DUF302 domain-containing protein: MFRHRRKVGLSVEEAEKKFREELAKRGYKVILEFTPSDVIKNNLGVEMEPYRILYVCNPKVFYEMTKKEYEIGSFAPCPVLFYEKDGETYVAINTADDVLDIIKEPLEVVKSVIEDL; encoded by the coding sequence ATGTTCAGACACAGAAGGAAGGTTGGGCTGAGCGTTGAGGAAGCCGAAAAGAAGTTTAGGGAGGAACTCGCAAAGAGGGGCTACAAAGTGATCCTTGAGTTCACGCCAAGCGATGTTATCAAGAACAACCTCGGGGTCGAGATGGAGCCATACAGGATACTCTACGTCTGCAACCCAAAGGTCTTCTACGAGATGACCAAGAAGGAATACGAGATAGGCTCCTTCGCGCCGTGTCCAGTGCTCTTCTACGAGAAGGACGGCGAAACCTACGTGGCCATCAACACCGCCGACGACGTGCTTGACATAATCAAAGAGCCCCTTGAGGTCGTTAAAAGCGTCATTGAGGATCTTTAA
- a CDS encoding DUF302 domain-containing protein produces MEFYYVRRFERDLDGLWEELKRKIEEEGFLIVGERIPVSIVEREDGIIADYHVLFICDREVVAELVKLDPNIGALMPCTAFGYVREDGVYIGIGLPSVAWRIAGEEVVELMKPMEEKLKGIIDSL; encoded by the coding sequence ATGGAGTTTTATTACGTCCGAAGATTTGAGAGAGATCTAGATGGGCTCTGGGAAGAGCTTAAAAGGAAAATCGAGGAGGAGGGCTTTCTCATAGTGGGAGAGAGGATTCCGGTAAGCATAGTGGAGAGGGAAGATGGCATCATTGCGGACTACCACGTGCTCTTCATATGCGATAGAGAAGTTGTGGCGGAGCTCGTTAAGCTCGACCCTAATATTGGAGCACTGATGCCGTGTACAGCGTTTGGCTACGTCAGAGAGGATGGGGTTTATATCGGCATTGGACTTCCGAGTGTCGCTTGGAGGATAGCGGGCGAGGAAGTGGTAGAGCTCATGAAGCCCATGGAAGAGAAGCTCAAGGGGATAATTGATTCCCTCTGA
- the thiI gene encoding tRNA uracil 4-sulfurtransferase ThiI, giving the protein MILVRYGEIAIKRGKRREFERRLVENILATLERKGIKAKARLIRGRILIDAPDEAAEIIAKVPGVVSVSPAREMNYEEVPDYLREALKGLNPKSFKVETQRLDKAFLKTSIEVNMEIGAFIVKEFGWKVNLENPELTIGLEIIKGKAYVFFEKIKGVGGLPVGTQGKVVVLLSGGIDSPVAAFLMMKRGAEIIAVHFDQGQNARKVVEKTVEILNDYSPRDIELIIENHFEVLKPYVVTLNRINMREWTCVLCKVAMLRRAAEIAREEGALGIVTGDSLGQVASQTLANLYFETMSVRFPVHRPLLGMDKEEIVKIAREIGTYQAFLEYPYCDCPFRPERVVTQGTYEEFLKILDILEKEGII; this is encoded by the coding sequence ATGATACTAGTTCGTTATGGTGAGATAGCGATAAAGAGGGGCAAAAGGAGGGAGTTTGAGAGGAGGCTCGTAGAGAACATCCTCGCTACTTTAGAGAGGAAAGGGATTAAAGCAAAGGCAAGGCTGATTAGAGGACGAATCCTCATTGATGCCCCAGATGAAGCGGCTGAGATTATTGCAAAAGTCCCAGGCGTTGTTTCGGTTTCGCCTGCACGGGAGATGAACTACGAGGAAGTGCCAGACTATCTGAGAGAAGCCCTGAAAGGCCTGAATCCGAAAAGCTTTAAGGTGGAAACTCAGCGGCTGGATAAGGCGTTCCTTAAGACTTCTATTGAGGTTAACATGGAAATAGGGGCGTTTATTGTAAAAGAATTCGGCTGGAAAGTAAACCTGGAAAACCCCGAGCTCACGATAGGACTTGAAATTATAAAGGGGAAGGCCTACGTTTTCTTTGAGAAGATTAAAGGCGTCGGCGGGCTTCCAGTTGGCACGCAGGGGAAGGTTGTTGTTCTGCTCAGCGGTGGCATAGATTCACCCGTTGCCGCATTCCTTATGATGAAGAGGGGCGCAGAAATAATAGCTGTTCACTTCGACCAGGGGCAGAACGCGAGGAAAGTTGTGGAGAAGACCGTTGAAATACTCAATGATTATTCCCCAAGAGACATCGAGCTCATCATAGAGAATCACTTTGAAGTTCTGAAACCCTATGTTGTAACATTAAACAGAATTAACATGAGAGAATGGACATGCGTCCTGTGCAAGGTCGCCATGCTGAGGAGAGCCGCGGAGATAGCGAGGGAAGAAGGTGCACTGGGCATTGTTACGGGGGATTCCCTTGGCCAAGTGGCTTCGCAGACATTAGCTAATCTCTACTTTGAGACCATGAGCGTCCGCTTTCCCGTACACAGACCCCTGCTGGGCATGGATAAGGAAGAGATAGTTAAGATTGCGAGGGAAATTGGCACATACCAAGCCTTTCTAGAGTACCCATACTGTGATTGCCCGTTCAGACCCGAGAGAGTTGTGACTCAGGGGACGTATGAGGAATTCTTGAAAATCTTAGATATTTTAGAAAAAGAGGGAATAATTTAA
- a CDS encoding ferritin yields the protein MLSERMLKALNEQLNRELYSAYLYFAMGAYFDDLNLEGFASWMKAQAEEELGHALRFYNYIYDRNGRVELKAIEQPPKEWESPLAAFEAAYKHEQFISKCINELATLAEEEKDYSTRAFLEWFINEQVEEEASVKKIVDKLKFTKDNPQVLFMLDQELGQRAPQLPNLLLQGG from the coding sequence ATGCTGAGCGAAAGAATGCTTAAAGCTCTAAATGAGCAGCTTAACAGGGAGCTTTATTCTGCATACCTGTACTTTGCAATGGGGGCCTATTTTGATGACCTCAACTTGGAGGGTTTTGCCAGCTGGATGAAAGCGCAAGCTGAGGAAGAGCTTGGACACGCACTCAGATTTTACAACTACATCTACGACAGGAACGGAAGGGTCGAGCTGAAAGCAATAGAGCAGCCACCAAAGGAGTGGGAATCCCCGCTGGCAGCATTTGAGGCAGCATACAAGCATGAGCAGTTCATAAGTAAGTGCATAAACGAGTTAGCAACTTTGGCTGAGGAGGAAAAGGACTACTCAACGAGGGCATTTTTGGAGTGGTTCATAAACGAGCAGGTTGAAGAAGAGGCAAGTGTCAAAAAGATCGTTGATAAGCTCAAGTTTACAAAGGACAATCCGCAGGTTCTTTTCATGCTCGACCAGGAGCTCGGTCAAAGAGCTCCGCAGCTTCCAAACCTCCTTCTTCAGGGGGGCTAA
- a CDS encoding NADPH-dependent FMN reductase — protein MKVKVVLGTAREGRKSEKVARYLMKKAQEFSWDAELIDVRDYLLAYTHRWKITLEMEKYREKILEADALIIVAPEYNGSYPGELKILLDTIYDEYEALPVAICTVSSVTGGVRLLMELRTASLNYRMLPVAQVLFYNVDDIFEGEELKDEKYEERVGRLFRILEKYAKVLKPIRDEVREKLKEKREDI, from the coding sequence ATGAAGGTTAAGGTAGTTCTCGGAACGGCAAGGGAAGGCAGGAAAAGCGAGAAAGTTGCGAGATACCTCATGAAGAAGGCTCAAGAATTCAGCTGGGACGCCGAGCTGATAGACGTCCGCGATTACCTCCTCGCCTATACCCACCGCTGGAAAATCACACTGGAGATGGAAAAATACAGGGAGAAGATTCTCGAAGCGGATGCGCTCATCATAGTCGCACCCGAGTACAACGGGAGCTATCCCGGCGAGCTCAAGATACTCCTGGACACAATTTACGACGAGTACGAGGCTTTACCAGTTGCAATATGTACCGTCTCAAGCGTTACCGGCGGCGTTAGGCTGCTGATGGAGCTGAGAACCGCGTCGCTTAACTACCGCATGCTCCCAGTTGCGCAGGTTCTGTTCTACAACGTGGACGACATATTCGAGGGCGAAGAGCTAAAGGACGAGAAGTATGAGGAGAGGGTTGGAAGGCTCTTCAGGATTCTCGAAAAGTACGCGAAGGTCCTGAAGCCGATAAGGGACGAAGTAAGGGAGAAACTAAAGGAAAAAAGAGAGGATATCTAA
- a CDS encoding CoA-binding protein, whose amino-acid sequence MDARNFKRIALVGASPNPAKYGNIILRDLKRKGFEVLPINPNYDEIEGLKCYRNVKGLPKDVDVIVFVVPPKVGIQVAKEAVETGFKKLWFQPGAESEEIREFLESQGAEYSFHRCIMMET is encoded by the coding sequence ATGGATGCACGGAACTTCAAACGGATTGCTCTGGTAGGGGCGAGTCCGAATCCGGCCAAGTACGGCAATATAATTCTAAGGGATTTAAAGAGAAAGGGCTTTGAAGTTTTACCTATCAACCCAAATTATGATGAGATTGAAGGGTTAAAGTGCTACAGGAACGTTAAAGGGCTCCCGAAAGATGTTGATGTCATAGTCTTTGTGGTTCCCCCCAAGGTTGGTATTCAAGTGGCAAAAGAAGCTGTTGAAACTGGCTTCAAAAAGCTGTGGTTCCAGCCAGGTGCTGAGAGCGAGGAAATTAGGGAATTCTTGGAGAGTCAAGGTGCTGAATATAGCTTTCACAGATGCATAATGATGGAAACGTAG
- a CDS encoding cytochrome c biogenesis CcdA family protein translates to MVGTFSLTFARRRVELIIAGMVLSFAILGALAGSFGSYAAQIRGALYLIGSLGFIVIGLGFLSESVSAKLERFLSFSASDKVASKRGKLYDFALGSALGATWLGCIAPYVGFAVITAALSGDTLRGIIVMGTYGLGMGLMVYLITSSKDMGDWLNRKFLSGRISLGKSGKAKWERALGIILVLLGMIMLTELTPLKLWSVLFESLSKL, encoded by the coding sequence ATAGTCGGCACTTTCTCCCTCACTTTCGCGAGGAGGAGAGTGGAGCTGATAATAGCGGGCATGGTATTATCTTTCGCCATTTTGGGCGCCCTGGCGGGTAGTTTTGGTTCCTACGCGGCCCAGATAAGGGGAGCCCTGTACCTCATAGGCAGCCTCGGCTTCATAGTGATTGGCCTGGGCTTCCTGAGCGAGAGTGTAAGCGCCAAGCTTGAGAGGTTCCTGAGCTTTTCGGCATCAGATAAGGTGGCGTCGAAGAGAGGAAAGCTGTATGACTTCGCCCTCGGCTCGGCCTTGGGGGCCACGTGGCTCGGCTGCATAGCCCCTTACGTCGGCTTCGCCGTCATAACAGCCGCCCTCAGCGGCGACACCCTACGCGGGATAATCGTGATGGGAACCTACGGCCTTGGCATGGGGCTGATGGTTTACCTGATTACCTCCTCGAAGGACATGGGGGACTGGCTAAACAGAAAGTTTCTCTCGGGGAGGATAAGCCTCGGCAAGTCTGGCAAAGCAAAGTGGGAGCGGGCTTTGGGCATAATCCTCGTGCTCCTCGGCATGATTATGCTCACAGAACTCACACCATTAAAGCTCTGGAGCGTCCTCTTTGAGAGCCTCTCAAAACTCTGA
- the sufC gene encoding Fe-S cluster assembly ATPase SufC, which translates to MLKVEDLHVKVMDKEILKGITLSIGEGELHVIMGPNGSGKSTLALTIAGHPRYKVVKGRILFEGEDITGMKPEERAKRGIFLSFQHPIEIEGVKVIQFLQRMLKNLRGIDEVDAYEMIFNAVEELGLDSSILSRELNVGFSGGERKKLEMLQAYLVKPRLLILDEPDSGVDVDSLKVIARIIDRLHRESTSILLITHYGRILEYLNAQRVHVLKEGKLVASGGIELVKVIEEKGFTAVEDNDATVKT; encoded by the coding sequence ATGCTGAAGGTGGAAGATTTACACGTCAAAGTTATGGATAAGGAGATACTTAAAGGGATTACGCTCAGCATTGGTGAAGGTGAACTTCACGTTATCATGGGGCCTAATGGAAGCGGAAAATCAACATTAGCTTTAACTATAGCCGGCCATCCGAGATACAAGGTTGTGAAAGGCAGAATACTCTTTGAAGGCGAGGATATAACTGGGATGAAGCCAGAAGAGAGAGCAAAGAGGGGAATATTCCTCAGCTTCCAGCATCCGATAGAGATCGAAGGAGTTAAAGTTATTCAGTTCCTCCAGAGAATGTTGAAGAACCTGAGAGGCATAGATGAAGTTGATGCATATGAGATGATTTTCAATGCTGTTGAGGAGCTTGGTCTCGACAGCTCAATACTCTCAAGAGAGCTTAACGTTGGTTTCTCCGGCGGAGAGAGGAAAAAGCTTGAGATGCTTCAGGCTTACCTTGTAAAGCCAAGACTTTTAATCCTCGACGAGCCTGACAGCGGCGTTGACGTTGACTCACTCAAGGTTATAGCAAGGATAATTGACAGACTCCATAGGGAGAGCACTTCAATACTTCTAATCACTCATTATGGCAGAATCTTGGAGTACCTTAACGCCCAGAGAGTTCATGTTCTCAAGGAGGGCAAGCTCGTGGCTTCTGGTGGCATTGAGCTCGTAAAAGTGATTGAGGAGAAGGGTTTTACGGCGGTGGAGGATAATGACGCAACAGTCAAGACTTGA
- the sufB gene encoding Fe-S cluster assembly protein SufB yields MTQQSRLEEILKAGSLEEILGTAVPYPKEIELKGKLTKDMVEELSRIKGEPEWMLRHRLKALELFHKLPMPKWVVGVEELDLESLVLYSKPEIESEVKDWDDLPENIRRTFERLNIPEIEKKFLSGLTAVFDSESVYSKLKEEFEKMGIIMIPMEEAVKKYPHLVKRYFGKIFPAGEHKFSALHHALWSGGVFVYVPKGVRIPFPVEAFFVIGSALEGQFEHTLLVADEGSYIHFIEGCSAPMYKGFSFHDGMVEIYAHKNATVKFTTIQNWSRNVINFNNKRAIIEENAYVEWIEGSIGSRITYTYPSSILKGKGARTAQYVVSLSNGPFMKDTGAKTIHLAPNTSSKIVSKSISANGGINIYRGLVRIIKGAKNSTATVSCDSLILDEKSKAYTYPHNQNDEPSASIIHEATTGKLGEDKLFYMNARGIKEEEAKSLIVLGFISEILEGLPFEYVEVLKKVIELEFSEVGGVG; encoded by the coding sequence ATGACGCAACAGTCAAGACTTGAGGAAATCCTCAAGGCAGGTTCGCTGGAGGAGATACTCGGCACAGCAGTGCCTTATCCAAAGGAGATAGAGCTTAAGGGAAAGCTTACAAAGGACATGGTAGAGGAACTCTCAAGGATAAAAGGCGAGCCAGAGTGGATGCTCAGACACAGGCTCAAGGCTTTAGAGCTCTTCCACAAGCTACCTATGCCCAAGTGGGTTGTTGGAGTAGAAGAGCTTGATCTTGAGAGTTTAGTCCTTTATTCCAAGCCAGAGATAGAGAGTGAGGTAAAGGACTGGGATGATTTGCCAGAGAACATAAGACGAACTTTCGAGCGTTTGAATATTCCAGAGATAGAGAAGAAGTTTCTCTCCGGTCTAACGGCAGTATTCGACAGCGAGAGTGTCTATTCGAAGCTCAAGGAGGAGTTCGAGAAGATGGGCATAATCATGATTCCAATGGAGGAGGCAGTCAAGAAGTATCCACACCTCGTGAAGAGGTACTTTGGCAAGATCTTCCCAGCTGGAGAGCACAAGTTTTCTGCTTTACATCACGCGTTATGGAGCGGGGGAGTTTTTGTTTACGTGCCTAAAGGAGTCAGGATTCCCTTCCCTGTTGAGGCTTTCTTCGTCATAGGCTCGGCTTTGGAAGGACAGTTCGAGCACACTCTCCTGGTTGCGGACGAGGGGAGCTACATACACTTCATCGAAGGCTGCTCGGCTCCGATGTACAAGGGTTTCTCCTTCCACGATGGCATGGTTGAAATTTATGCTCACAAAAATGCCACCGTCAAGTTCACCACAATACAGAACTGGAGCCGTAATGTGATAAACTTCAACAACAAGCGCGCCATCATAGAGGAGAACGCCTACGTCGAGTGGATAGAGGGAAGTATAGGGAGCAGAATCACATACACATACCCATCAAGCATTCTTAAGGGTAAAGGAGCGAGGACTGCCCAGTATGTTGTCTCCCTCAGCAACGGGCCCTTCATGAAGGATACCGGAGCAAAGACAATACATTTAGCTCCGAACACCAGCTCCAAAATAGTCTCAAAAAGCATAAGTGCTAACGGCGGAATAAACATCTATCGCGGTCTTGTGAGGATAATTAAAGGTGCTAAAAACTCAACAGCAACAGTTTCATGTGACTCTCTAATCCTTGATGAGAAGAGTAAGGCCTACACCTATCCACACAACCAGAATGACGAGCCAAGCGCGAGCATAATCCACGAGGCAACGACTGGAAAGCTCGGCGAGGACAAGCTCTTCTATATGAATGCAAGAGGAATCAAGGAAGAAGAAGCCAAGAGTCTCATAGTGCTTGGCTTCATAAGTGAAATCCTTGAAGGCCTGCCCTTCGAGTACGTTGAGGTACTCAAGAAGGTCATAGAGCTTGAATTTAGCGAGGTTGGAGGTGTTGGCTGA
- a CDS encoding ArsR/SmtB family transcription factor, which yields MTEVCKVYEEHLDKILEAKKKLPGNETILEVSDFFDALGNPTRLKILFALLEDELCTCDLSNITGLSVSAISHQLRILKDRKIVAYRKDGKNVFYSLDDEHIREILKIALEHMEE from the coding sequence ATGACGGAAGTGTGTAAGGTTTACGAAGAGCATTTGGATAAAATCCTCGAAGCTAAGAAAAAGCTGCCTGGTAATGAAACAATACTTGAGGTTTCCGATTTCTTTGACGCTTTAGGAAACCCTACAAGGCTTAAGATACTTTTCGCACTGCTGGAGGACGAGCTCTGCACGTGTGATTTATCGAACATTACCGGCCTGTCAGTTTCTGCAATCTCTCACCAGCTTAGGATTTTGAAGGATAGAAAAATTGTCGCATACAGGAAGGATGGAAAGAACGTCTTCTACAGCTTAGATGACGAGCATATAAGGGAGATTTTGAAGATTGCGCTTGAGCACATGGAGGAGTGA
- a CDS encoding peroxiredoxin: MVKVGEIVPDFEADAYLPEKDAIEKVKLSDYGGKWVVLAFYPADFTFVCPTELEELAGYYEEFKKEGAEILSVSTDTAYVHKAWHDTSPAIRKIKYPMPADPAGKICRLFGTYIEDEGVSWRATFIIDPDGKVVHMEMHDLSIGRSAKEILRRLKASKYVREHPGQVCPASWEPGKGTLEVSLDLVGKI, from the coding sequence ATGGTGAAAGTTGGAGAAATCGTCCCAGACTTTGAAGCAGATGCCTACCTTCCGGAGAAGGATGCAATAGAGAAGGTTAAGCTTTCGGACTATGGGGGCAAGTGGGTTGTCTTGGCCTTCTATCCAGCGGACTTTACCTTCGTCTGCCCGACGGAGCTCGAGGAGCTTGCCGGGTACTACGAGGAGTTCAAGAAGGAGGGCGCTGAGATTTTGAGCGTTTCAACAGATACAGCCTACGTTCACAAAGCATGGCACGACACTTCCCCCGCGATCAGGAAGATAAAGTACCCGATGCCCGCCGACCCGGCAGGAAAGATATGCCGCCTCTTCGGCACTTACATCGAGGACGAGGGCGTCTCCTGGAGGGCGACCTTCATCATAGACCCTGACGGAAAAGTAGTGCATATGGAGATGCACGATTTGAGCATAGGCAGGAGTGCGAAGGAGATACTTAGGAGGCTCAAAGCCTCTAAGTATGTGAGGGAGCACCCCGGACAGGTGTGTCCGGCGAGCTGGGAGCCCGGTAAAGGAACACTCGAAGTCAGCTTGGATTTGGTTGGAAAGATATGA
- a CDS encoding HesA/MoeB/ThiF family protein — MVDVKMDFSRHFPIIGMDGQRKLGESTVAVVGAGALGSWEVYFLHKLGVGRIIVVDRDFVDESDLPRTIYTSDDVGKPKVEVLKERFENVISYFEDLNPSTVHLLDEADILIDGTDNIYTRQVINDYAVKRNKPWIYVGILATYGNLMPIIPGKTACFRCLMPKLPSSPMPTCAVAGIMSYVPPLAASLAVTLAAKILLGKEVKSELIFFDTKTLDFEKVEIPRRKDCEACVRHNFTFLEKQMRIEHMCDGSIQITPPERMSVDLDELAKRLDALGIEYIKTSQFIQFEDDYAEILIFKGGRMVVRGAEDEKEAKNFFARYLGG; from the coding sequence ATGGTGGATGTAAAGATGGACTTTTCGAGGCACTTCCCGATAATCGGTATGGATGGCCAAAGAAAGCTCGGCGAGAGCACGGTTGCAGTGGTGGGTGCCGGAGCATTGGGGAGCTGGGAGGTCTACTTCCTCCACAAACTGGGCGTTGGAAGAATAATAGTGGTAGACAGAGACTTTGTGGACGAGAGCGATCTTCCAAGGACGATATACACTAGTGATGATGTAGGAAAGCCGAAAGTGGAGGTCCTGAAGGAGCGCTTTGAGAACGTTATTAGCTACTTTGAGGACTTAAACCCGTCAACGGTGCACCTTCTGGACGAAGCTGACATCCTTATAGACGGAACGGACAACATTTACACGAGGCAGGTAATAAACGACTACGCGGTGAAGCGCAACAAACCGTGGATTTACGTTGGCATCTTGGCGACTTACGGCAACCTGATGCCCATAATTCCAGGAAAGACTGCCTGCTTCCGCTGTTTGATGCCGAAGCTGCCCTCAAGTCCCATGCCAACGTGCGCCGTCGCAGGGATTATGAGCTACGTTCCTCCCCTGGCTGCTTCGCTGGCCGTTACTCTAGCGGCTAAGATTCTCCTGGGTAAGGAAGTGAAGAGTGAGCTGATTTTCTTCGACACCAAGACACTTGACTTTGAGAAGGTGGAGATCCCGAGGAGGAAGGACTGTGAGGCCTGCGTTAGGCACAACTTCACGTTCCTGGAGAAGCAGATGAGGATAGAGCACATGTGTGACGGTTCGATTCAAATAACTCCCCCCGAGAGGATGAGCGTAGACCTTGATGAGCTCGCCAAGAGGCTCGATGCCCTCGGCATTGAGTACATCAAGACGTCGCAGTTCATCCAGTTCGAGGACGACTACGCCGAGATTCTGATATTCAAGGGCGGGCGGATGGTAGTTAGGGGAGCAGAGGATGAAAAAGAGGCTAAAAACTTCTTTGCGCGCTATTTGGGTGGTTGA
- a CDS encoding SufD family Fe-S cluster assembly protein, which produces MHFPKITLEKLKELEYQKYGDSPTIKSYTKWKLFEENSPLKLPTEAKAGEVKIKAHVFLSGSEASFNLPAGVELTEGTLGLSSPEESRILGFHFYTLKKAYKLKIVEDLKEPLVIISHLSEKAFISHHVSIEAENVKAPIVIYDLSEKGTKSLVVELKARNADIEILTVGKHTSLSHYLLRASLGERAKVRAFTLIKGGVMSHHREDYSLEGKESQLILRGIPIGVGSAIDYLTNVLQYGEKSKSETKVHGFSYQNGWAVHRGVAKVFESAKNSVSEVISQITIMDEGSLGVSVPMLEVDTGEIEAAAHSSAVRQFDEDALFYLRSRGFGSEEALNLFIHGIGEALSDHLERLRGKARGNIAELIEGLL; this is translated from the coding sequence ATGCATTTTCCAAAAATAACTCTTGAGAAGCTTAAGGAACTGGAGTATCAGAAGTACGGAGACAGTCCAACGATAAAGAGCTACACCAAGTGGAAGCTCTTCGAGGAGAACTCACCACTTAAGCTTCCGACGGAGGCAAAGGCCGGAGAAGTGAAAATCAAGGCGCACGTCTTCCTCTCTGGGAGTGAGGCGAGCTTCAACCTTCCAGCCGGCGTTGAGCTAACCGAGGGAACCCTCGGCCTCTCAAGTCCAGAGGAGTCGAGAATCCTCGGCTTCCACTTCTACACTCTCAAAAAAGCTTACAAGCTCAAGATAGTGGAGGACTTAAAGGAGCCTCTTGTCATAATCTCGCATCTCTCGGAGAAGGCTTTCATTAGCCATCACGTCTCAATCGAGGCAGAGAACGTTAAGGCGCCGATAGTCATCTATGATTTGAGTGAAAAAGGGACTAAATCCCTAGTGGTCGAGCTCAAAGCTAGGAATGCTGACATTGAAATCCTAACGGTTGGAAAGCACACCTCTCTATCGCACTATCTCCTGAGGGCATCACTTGGTGAAAGGGCTAAGGTTAGAGCGTTTACCCTCATTAAGGGTGGAGTTATGAGTCACCACCGTGAAGACTACTCACTTGAGGGTAAAGAAAGCCAGCTCATCCTAAGGGGAATACCCATAGGGGTAGGCTCAGCCATTGACTACCTCACCAACGTCCTCCAGTACGGTGAAAAGAGCAAAAGCGAGACAAAAGTTCACGGGTTCTCTTACCAGAACGGCTGGGCCGTCCACAGGGGCGTTGCGAAGGTCTTCGAGAGTGCGAAGAACTCGGTGAGCGAGGTAATTTCACAAATAACCATCATGGACGAGGGCTCCCTCGGTGTGAGCGTGCCGATGCTTGAGGTCGACACCGGAGAAATCGAAGCCGCCGCTCATTCATCCGCGGTGAGGCAGTTTGATGAGGATGCCCTCTTTTACCTTCGCTCGCGCGGATTTGGGAGTGAGGAGGCATTGAACCTATTCATTCACGGCATCGGCGAGGCCCTGAGCGACCACCTGGAGCGCCTCAGGGGCAAGGCCAGGGGCAATATAGCGGAGCTCATCGAGGGGCTGCTTTGA